The DNA sequence ATACAGCCCAATATTGAGTGAAGTTGGATTGATCACTAAGCCGTGGTTGCTCGAAGTGGCACAAAAGAATGACGTAGCAAGCGGTTTTATGGCTAGATATTTGTTTAGTGTTAATTCAAGACATGACTTTAAGCCATTAAAGATAAATGAAAATTTTATAGATACTAAAAAATACTCCAAAGTAGGAGAGTTTATTGTTGAAATGTTTAAGAACTGTGAGGAGACGATTACCTTCAAGCTCTCAGATGAGGCAAGGCTAAAGCATAAGGAGTGGTTTGATGAGTATTCTGAAACGGTTTATGACACGGAGACAGACGAAGAAGCTACGGCATCATATAGATTAAGTACGTATGTATTGAAATTTATGTTAATTAGCTACATATTTAATAATGCTCAAAATTTAATAGATGTGGTAGCAAGTGATAATATGCTGATCATAGGCAAAGAGTATTTTGATGAAGCATTAGAGATTATGGAGCTATTTAGAAATGAGAGTCATAAGCTACTGCAACTATTTGAGAGTTCAAATAAGCTTAACTTCAAAATAGATGATAATGCAGTCAAGATTTATAAAAAGATAGACAGATCGGAGCACAGAAAAATAACTAGGTCAGAAGCAAATAATATCAGAGGGATAGATAAGCAAATAATTGATTATCTAATTGAAACTGGAATGCTTATATCAAACAAAGTGGATAGAACGGAATATTTAAGTAAACCATAATTGCCCTAGAAATCATTTTATAAGTGTAAGTGTACATCTGAGTTATAAAAATGGCTTGTAGAGAGAATATAAAAGTGCCATATCCCAGCTTTTCGGACTTCCGTTAGTAAGGGATTGGTTTATTAAATGGGTAAAGGATGGGATAGTGGAGTTTAGCTAAGTAGAGTAAGGTATTCTTATGGGCTTTAGGTACTGCATAGATAAAACATGGTGAGGAGTAACACCTAAAAACATCTGAATATAAAAGAGGAGGTTCATAAATTTAAATGATTTGTCAGTAAGCTTGAGGTGTCGGAGTGCCATCCGACAACACAAAGACTGTAAAAGTCTATAGCAACATAAGAAAAGGACGTTTTATGTTTACTATTTTAGAAACAAAGAAGTATATCAAAGATATACGAAAATTACAGCTAGAAACACTTCAAAATGTAAGGTTAAATATATATTTACAAGCTCTCAGGAACGGTTATAGACTTGACCCTGCAGCAAGATGTAAAAAACTACGCAATGAGTGGAGTGGATTTTATGAGATCTCTCTTGGATTGGATCTAAGATTGATCTATAGAATTAGTGAAGATACGCTAGAACTCATAAGAATAGGCACGCATGCTCAACTCTTTAGATCTCTATAAAAGGTCGGTGCAAAATATGCACCGGCTTATTTAGAAAAGATCTTTTACATACTGAATAATGTCAGTCCAATAGTATATTTGATATTCTCCCGCAAAAGTAATGCCTCCATCATAAATATCATAACTAACGGCAATAATCAATCCGATTATCACACTTGATAAATAAAACAATACCGTTTTAAATTTGGCAGATAGTGTGTTCATCTTTTTTCCTCATATTTTAGAAATTATAACGACTTTTCTTAAAGATACTAGAGGGGGATAAAAAAGGGCATTGTAAAAAAGTGTATAAATGTACCAATTATAAAAAAATAAATAAATATATTCCTATATATAGGGCTTTATAGACTCTTTTTACCCCTTTTTCGTTTATACAAGATTTATACAACTTATACATTTTGTATTAATCTCAACTTTTTTGTATCAATACGTTTATACACTTTGTATCATCATGTATCAATGATGTATCAATCTGAATTTGATAAAAAGCCCTAAAATTAGGACTTTGTAAAGTCTTATGGCTGAGATTGGTACATTTATACACTTTTTGAGGGTGTGGGAGAGAAGAGGAGAGTATGATCAGAAAACTTAAACGGGGAAATCTATATTGCCTCTCCTTTTTTTTCCTTTGTATCCCGCTTGTAAAATTGTAAATATTACAAAGGTCGCATATTTTAAA is a window from the Sulfurimonas crateris genome containing:
- a CDS encoding type II toxin-antitoxin system YafQ family toxin, with amino-acid sequence MFTILETKKYIKDIRKLQLETLQNVRLNIYLQALRNGYRLDPAARCKKLRNEWSGFYEISLGLDLRLIYRISEDTLELIRIGTHAQLFRSL